One genomic region from Athalia rosae chromosome 3, iyAthRosa1.1, whole genome shotgun sequence encodes:
- the LOC105691263 gene encoding uncharacterized protein LOC105691263 isoform X1, with protein sequence MASMCGSTKSYPPPLTTGSFYRPGNNYPYQSEYYLPPRSAWYRVPPHMNKNGKETRKWKISSAVLIIAAMLVLVVVLAVAGLALWMGALRTDPTNAVAGFACSFRIVRGERYNPMLKLNTSMVFREKERKYKNIFELMFRRSVLAGAYKQTMIDKFENGTLKVFFRLYLDRRKVPKSITNLEDTIADILAKETYSATSLFKNMELDLTSISVKKLGQENILNPKQQQQQQQQQSGEKKNTMITKNGLLRPNLRNTSTVVATKILPSKSSKIEPDEADIDFSNIPTIQGTYKVTKLNETSTRKPSGIGTTPKRGNNTRDNTTTTKVPENFDAIDKVAEKPKTTRKEVDMTTESVTTAKLRRNSTVTSRPKVTADRTRTTTMTTPSMAPEKKPYRDFVDPEFETSPWRPIIPGFVNTELKLLPLNGNETSSKHGSVLIKADSSATHGDLDIKGTGENVATVFKEGQSSERPNFSEKVVPAIPEERLPHGSFPAATGSNGEPVLLSEDKNPFTFTPGETNQKFKDAPVTIDVRRDDLEALPHDRIVPQEMVNFRVNGKFKNKIPTGLIEQEPLFEDEVHRSKERLDAIEVSDVSPLQKTYSVHVSSSGNFQRTTSDLDHVTVPYDGQKAQLPPENFGSQYLQMGMGIRSTPKTPIDLKKVYVNNKPVSEYPNFQLPTFEMNAAKVEIAGVGEAEVVLDVAELEPKNRYSEIEALDDDDDILRPENLMQDRKATQNSPSRISEPVYTSYKSPDLNGEAKPSLVENPGTLRPFRHTIPVDKINSVVLNTSQLNSTREIVRHEITADERFHKNVSSEVKKPHTDIAATTDSSAELINKNEESYEYEDEGDAEIGAEVGDHFWEESSTISWSETENASGLPPKKSNLELADNVPPAEAEDSSGVMIDDEKTLKHTTTELYSEMLHPLNNNGQKIVTVEGNRETEVRLPLTTAPGRNSTFVKIDTVKYAPEDSPGENNHPPKEEVKTKIYNDTLRANVVENLVTLAPAKSNSGVGRPVRPRPKINGSEAEENFDSRAEDATEEDEFSDDGSSEAVRNFDKSPLEQIVEVITSISTQTSSHEERKGDGESEPPENFSINFDEISEAKDVKRNSENPEEGSPAFSEEGEEKIFTEVQAPQITGEFKIASNSDRKISSHQESIMLLEKLKQFAKVRTDTLTISTKQDTETVNKFETVTPISRPEVQDIDHPANFEELSKLAAVSTGNKVNPRNETADFTLSRDGVKILTKVLNKAEERTEKMRSSTEEIEVKNLDTIPETCEGFQCNDGKCLPAGARCNMLRECSSSEDETNCRCADFLKAQLLYQKICDGTPDCWDYSDETDCEWCKEGQYVCGNSRACVNPDKVCDGFRDCPGGEDEKKCAALIDDNFSMTESNNASRENIQVGNISLLKIEDEVKPEVERGDDQIPSVLEGRNFATTETDQEMMESSILETTTFRIVVSGDMKSNFSETSTRRTSDGSQIIQPAVSGREISANTRSTAVHGNSFNHIQVKTTESIRKNEVDDYNDKGFLSVRKNGKWGKLCLTGMDNLLERKRTIWTIEDLGQAVCKAITYQDYEKVEKVRLERSKLTDDQYYSLVYNEKSADKTSLTFKSSTCPSGEVLRVKCKNLECGVRTQTPSQARWTFSRRSRIVGGGSSTSGSWPWQVALYKEGDYQCGGALIGDKWILSAAHCFYHAQNEYWVARIGTTRRGSFPSPHEQLIRVDQISLHPDYVDNGFINDIAVLKLEKPTTFSDYVRPVCLPKSEPKGGEMCKVTGWGQLFEVGRVFPDTLQEVELPVISTEECRRRTLFLPLYRITSGMLCAGLKDGGRDACLGDSGGPLVCPESNNKYTLQGITSNGYGCARPGRPGVYTKVHNYVSWIERVMVQEELSTSTSLCKGHRCPLGECLPKSRVCNGYLECSDGSDELGCSIN encoded by the exons atGGCATCCATGTGCGGCAGCACCAAAAGTTATCCGCCTCCTTTAACTACCGGCAGTTTCTACAGGCCGGGAAACAATTATCCTTACCAg AGTGAATATTACCTGCCACCGAGGTCAGCTTGGTACAGGGTACCGCCGCATAtgaacaaaaatggaaaagaaactagaaaatggaaaatcagCAGCGCTGTTTTAATAATAGCCGCAATGCTCgtactcgtcgtcgtcctgGCGGTCGCGGGTCTGGCTTTGTGGATGGGAG CTCTCAGAACGGACCCGACAAATG CTGTCGCGGGATTTGCATGCAGTTTTCGCATCGTACGTGGAGAACGGTACAATCCGATGTTGAAGTTAAACACCAGTATGGTGTTCCGTGAAAAAGAACGGAAGTACAAAAATATA TTCGAACTAATGTTCAGAAGAAGCGTTCTCGCCGGTGCTTACAAACAGACAATGATAGACAAGTTTGAAAATGGAACGCTCAAGGTATTCTTCAGACTGTATCTTGACCGCAGGAAGGTACCGAAGTCGATCACTAACCTTGAAGACACAATCGCCGATATTCTAGCTAAGGAAACGTACTCGGCCACTTCACTCTTCAAAAATATGGAACTGGACCTGACGAGTATTTCGGTTAAAA AATTGGGTCAGGAGAATATCCTCAATccaaaacaacaacaacaacagcagcagcaacagtctggagagaaaaaaaatacgatgaTAACGAAAAACGGTTTATTGCGTCCAAATTTAAGAAATACTTCCACAGTTGTGGCGACAAAGATTTTGCCGTCAAAATCGTCAAAGATTGAACCTGACGAGGCCGACATCGACTTCAGTAACATACCGACTATCCAGGGAACCTACAAAGTGACGAAACTTAACGAAACTTCGACTCGAAAACCTTCTGGAATTGGAACGACTCCGAAGAGGGGCAATAATACCAGAGATAACACCACGACTACGAAAGTCCCGGAAAATTTCGACGCGATCGATAAGGTGGCTGAGAAACCCAAAACTACCCGAAAAGAAGTAGATATGACGACCGAGAGCGTGACGACCGCTAAATTACGAAGGAATTCAACGGTTACATCGAGGCCCAAGGTCACCGCAGACCGCACCAGAACGACCACGATGACGACGCCTTCGATGGCACCGGAGAAAAAACCTTACAGAGATTTCGTTGACCCAGAATTTGAAACATCACCGTGGAGGCCGATTATTCCAGGCTTTGTCAACACGGAACTCAAACTACTTCCTCTGAATGGAAATGAAACTTCTTCGAAGCATGGCTCGGTTCTAATAAAAGCTGATTCTAGCGCGACGCACGGTGATCTGGATATCAAAGGTACCGGTGAAAACGTTGCCACGGTTTTTAAAGAGGGACAAAGTTCGGAGAGGCCAAACTTTTCCGAAAAAGTTGTACCGGCGATACCGGAAGAACGGCTTCCTCACGGATCGTTTCCCGCGGCTACCGGTAGCAACGGAGAACCAGTTTTACTATCGGAGGACAAAAACCCGTTTACATTTACACCCGGAGAAACTAATCAAAAATTTAAGGATGCCCCGGTGACGATCGACGTTCGCAGGGACGATCTGGAAGCACTTCCTCACGACAGAATCGTTCCGCAGGAAATGGTGAACTTTCGCGTCAAcgggaaattcaaaaacaaaataccCACCGGACTGATAGAACAGGAACCGCTATTCGAAGACGAAGTGCATCGTAGCAAGGAACGCCTCGACGCCATTGAAGTCTCCGACGTTTCGCCGCTCCAAAAAACTTACAGCGTTCACGTCAGTtcttcgggaaattttcaacgtaccaCCAGCGATTTGGATCACGTGACCGTCCCGTACGACGGGCAAAAAGCACAATTACCCCCCGAAAATTTCGGGTCTCAGTACTTGCAGATGGGAATGGGGATCAGGTCAACGCCAAAGACGCCGATTGACCTGAAAAAGGTATACGTCAACAATAAACCCGTCAGCGAGTACCCGAATTTTCAACTTCCAACGTTTGAAATGAACGCGGCGAAAGTGGAAATCGCAGGTGTAGGGGAGGCAGAAGTTGTTCTTGACGTAGCTGAATTGGAGCCAAAAAATCGGTATTCGGAAATCGAAgccctcgacgacgacgacgatatatTGCGACCTGAAAATTTGATGCAAGATAGAAAAGCCACGCAAAATTCTCCGTCTAGAATTTCAGAGCCCGTTTACACTAGCTACAAAAGTCCGGATTTAAACGGAGAAGCGAAACCAAGTCTCGTCGAAAATCCTGGGACCTTGAGACCCTTCAGACACACTATTCCcgtggataaaataaattccgtAGTTTTGAATACAAGTCAGTTGAATTCAACGCGAGAAATTGTCCGTCACGAGATCACAGCCGACGAACGATTTCACAAAAATGTTAGTTCCGAAGTGAAAAAACCTCATACAGATATCGCAGCAACGACGGATAGTTCGGCGGAATTGATCAACAAAAACGAAGAGTCGTACGAGTACGAGGACGAGGGGGACGCCGAAATCGGAGCGGAGGTCGGTGATCATTTTTGGGAAGAGTCGTCTACGATATCCTGGAGTGAAACGGAGAACGCTTCGGGGCTTCctccaaaaaaatcgaacctcGAATTGGCGGACAACGTTCCTCCCGCAGAGGCGGAGGACTCCTCAGGCGTCATGATAGACGACGAGAAAACGCTGAAACACACCACGACCGAACTTTACTCCGAGATGTTACATCCTCTGAATAATAATGGTCAGAAAATTGTTACCGTCGAAGGTAATCGCGAGACGGAAGTCCGACTTCCGTTGACTACGGCGCCTGGAAGGAATTCGACGTTCGTTAAAATCGACACGGTCAAATATGCGCCGGAGGATTCGCCTGGGGAAAATAATCATCCCCCGAAGGAAGAGGTTAAAACTAAAATCTACAACGACACCCTCAGGGCTAACGTTGTAGAGAATCTCGTTACTCTTGCCCCGGCAAAGAGTAACAGCGGAGTCGGAAGGCCTGTGAGGCCGCGGCCCAAGATCAACGGAAGTGAAGCTGAAGAGAATTTCGATTCAAGGGCGGAAGACGCGACGGAAGAAGACGAATTTAGCGACGACGGAAGCAGCGAGGCGGTTAGAAATTTCGACAAGTCACCTCTGGAGCAAATAGTCGAGGTCATAACATCGATCAGCACTCAAACTTCTTCCCATGAGGAACGAAAAGGCGACGGGGAATCTGAACCACCTGAAAActtttccattaattttgaCGAGATTTCCGAGGCGAAAGACGTTAAGAGGAATTCCGAAAATCCTGAGGAGGGTTCACCGGCTTTTAGCGAagagggggaagaaaagaTATTCACGGAAGTACAAGCACCCCAAATTACCGGGGAATTCAAAATAGCATCGAATTCCGATAGGAAAATATCCAGCCACCAAGAGAGCATAATGCTTTTAGAGAAGCTGAAACAATTCGCCAAAGTCAGAACAGACACTTTGACGATATCAACTAAACAGGACACCGAGACGGTGAATAAATTCGAAACCGTCACGCCGATTTCAAGACCGGAAGTGCAGGATATCGACCACCCTGCTAATTTTGAAGAACTATCAAAACTCGCCGCTGTTTCAACCGGAAACAAAGTGAATCCAAGAAATGAAACGGCTGACTTTACTCTCAGCAGAGACGGGGTGAAAATTCTCACCAAGGTTCTTAACAAAGCCGAAGAAAGGACGGAGAAAATGCGCTCCAGTACAGAAgaaattgaagtaaaaaatctcg ATACCATCCCGGAAACCTGCGAGGGATTTCAATGCAACGACGGAAAATGTCTTCCGGCTGGGGCGAGGTGCAATATGCTGAGAGAGTGCTCTTCTTCGGAAGACGAAACGAACTGCAGATGCGCTGATTTTCTGAAAGCGCAATTACTCTATCAAAAGATTTGCGACGGTACTCCGGACTGTTGGGATTATTCGGACGAAACCGATTGCG AATGGTGTAAAGAAGGGCAATACGTATGTGGCAACAGCAGAGCCTGCGTGAATCCTGATAAAGTTTGCGACGGTTTTCGAGATTGTCCGGGAGGGGAGGACGAAAAGAAATGCGCGGCTTTGATagacgataatttttcgatgacCGAGAGCAACAATGCAAGCAGAGAAAACATCCAAGTCGGAAATATATCGCTGTTGAAAATAGAGGACGAAGTGAAACCAGAAGTCGAGCGCGGCGACGACCAGATTCCCTCAGTTCTAGAAGGGAGAAATTTCGCAACTACGGAAACCGACCAGGAAATGATGGAGTCTTCCATTCTGGAGACTACGACATTCCGCATCGTTGTTAGCGGCGatatgaaatcaaattttagcGAGACGAGTACGAGACGTACGTCGGATGGATCCCAAATTATTCAACCTGCAGTTTCCGGAAGAGAAATAAGCGCGAATACAAGATCGACAGCGGTTCATGGTAACTCTTTTAACCACATTCAGGTGAAAACTACGGAAAGCATAAGGAAAAATGAAGTGGACGACTACAACGATAAGGGATTTTTGAGCGTCAGGAAAAACGGTAAATGGGGAAAACTTTGTCTCACTGGCATGGACAATCTCCtcgaaagaaaacgaacaatTTGGACTATCGAGGACCTGGGTCAGGCTGTTTGCAAAGCGATTACTTATCA AGATTATGAGAAGGTTGAAAAGGTGCGACTCGAAAGATCAAAGTTGACAGATGACCAATACTACAGTTTGGTGTACAACGAAAAGTCAGCGGACAAGACCAGTCTCACATTTAAATCTTCAACCTGCCCAAGTGGCGAAGTGTTGAGAGTGAAGTGCAAGAATTTAGAGTGCGGCGTTCGAACCCAGACGCCTTCCCAGGCCAG ATGGACTTTTTCTCGGCGTTCCAGAATCGTAGGAGGAGGAAGTTCTACCTCCGGTAGCTGGCCCTGGCAAGTCGCGCTGTATAAAGAAGGCGATTATCAATGTGGTGGGGCTCTAATCGGTGACAAATGGATTCTCTCCGCAGCCCACTGCTTTTATCA CGCACAAAATGAGTACTGGGTTGCAAGAATAGGCACAACCAGAAGAGGTAGTTTTCCTAGCCCGCACGAACAACTGATTCGTGTCGATCAGATATCACTGCACCCCGACTACGTCGACAATGGATTTATAAATGACATTGCTGTATTGAAATTAGAGAAGCCGACAACATTCAGCGACTATGTGAGGCCAGTCTGTCTTCCAAAAAGCGAACCCAAGGGTGGCGAGATGTGCAAGGTCACTGGATGGGGTCAACTCTTTGAAGTTGGCAGAGTGTTTC CTGACACCCTTCAGGAAGTAGAACTGCCAGTTATATCAACGGAAGAATGTCGGAGAAGAACATTATTCCTACCACTTTACAGAATAACTTCAGGCATGCTGTGTGCTGGACTGAAAGATGGGGGTAGGGACGCCTGCCTAGGAGACAGCGGAGGACCCCTTGTCTGTCCTGAGTCAAACAATAAATACACGCTGCAAG GCATTACTTCGAATGGTTACGGTTGTGCGAGACCTGGACGACCAGGAGTCTACACAAAAGTCCATAATTACGTTTCTTGGATTGAACGAGTTATGGTTCAGGAAGAACTGTCAACGTCAACATCACTGTGCAAGGGTCACAGATGTCCCTTGGGGGAATGTCTACCAAAATCACGCGTTTGTAACGGATATCTCGAGTGTTCGGACGGCAGCGATGAGCTGGGATgctcaattaattaa